One segment of Rubripirellula amarantea DNA contains the following:
- a CDS encoding prolyl oligopeptidase family serine peptidase, with product MKSPIRFYHFVCLTIFVHTPLGNTVLAEDSAISTQQMNYPETKKTDVFDEYHGRKVADPYRWLEDTESEETAEWIAAQNQLTQKYLRSLPQRDAIREKLERFWNYERYGLPKKCGDRYFFSHNDGLQDQSVLYQTPTLTGSLIETQNVLIDANKLSDDGTVALAGTAITDDGTRIAYGVADGGSDWRTWKVRDVASGEDLPDIIRWVKFSGIAWKPDGSGFYYARYDEPVEGQELSGTNENQKLYFHKIGDDQSDDQLVLERPDQPKWGFSPVVSDDGRYLVIHNWKGSEPKSQIFVKDLRDSNSEIVPLITGFDAEYEFIANVGDTLYFITDHEAPKRRLIAIKASTENRDAWQVIVGESNDVLQSASLFGQTFYLDYLKDARAKITRHQINGERIDELELPGVGTVSGFGGRQDATETFFAFTNDVTPTSIYRVDLASGQTELWQQPRVLFDVDQFVTEQLFCTSADGTRVPIIVTRKKDIELDGSHPTLLYGYGGFNISITPSFSPATAAWVDQGGIYAVANLRGGGEYGRQWHEDGMRLKKQNVFNDCIAAAEYLIEKKYTSASRLGLSGRSNGGLLVGAVMTQRPDLFGACLPAVGVLDMLRYHKFTIGWAWAAEYGSSDEEDQIDNLLSYSPLHNLKDGTCYPATMVITADRDDRVVPGHSFKFAAALQAAQSREPTCGHPTLIRIETRAGHGAGTPVSKKIEEYADAWAFLLENLK from the coding sequence ATGAAAAGTCCAATCCGTTTCTATCACTTCGTCTGTCTCACCATTTTCGTCCACACGCCACTCGGTAACACGGTGTTGGCAGAGGACTCTGCTATTTCAACGCAACAAATGAACTATCCTGAAACCAAAAAAACAGACGTGTTCGACGAATACCACGGTCGGAAAGTTGCCGATCCGTATCGTTGGCTTGAAGACACCGAGAGTGAAGAGACGGCGGAATGGATCGCTGCTCAAAATCAGCTAACGCAAAAGTATCTACGCTCGCTTCCGCAACGTGACGCGATCCGAGAGAAGCTCGAGCGGTTCTGGAACTACGAACGCTACGGATTGCCAAAAAAGTGCGGCGATCGTTACTTCTTCTCCCACAATGATGGGCTTCAGGATCAAAGTGTCCTTTACCAGACACCAACCCTTACCGGTTCGCTCATTGAAACGCAAAACGTTCTGATCGACGCTAACAAACTCAGTGACGATGGCACGGTAGCACTCGCGGGAACCGCGATCACCGACGATGGCACGCGGATCGCCTATGGTGTCGCCGACGGGGGAAGTGATTGGCGAACCTGGAAGGTCCGCGACGTCGCTAGTGGCGAAGACTTGCCCGACATCATTCGCTGGGTCAAGTTCAGTGGCATCGCTTGGAAACCTGATGGAAGCGGGTTCTATTACGCTCGCTATGACGAACCAGTGGAAGGACAGGAACTGTCGGGTACCAACGAGAATCAAAAGCTTTACTTCCACAAAATCGGTGACGACCAATCTGATGATCAGTTGGTTTTAGAGCGTCCCGACCAGCCCAAGTGGGGTTTCTCACCTGTCGTATCGGACGACGGTCGCTACCTCGTAATTCATAACTGGAAAGGTAGCGAACCGAAGTCGCAAATCTTCGTGAAAGACCTGCGCGATTCCAACAGCGAAATCGTACCGCTAATTACCGGGTTTGACGCTGAATACGAATTCATTGCCAACGTTGGCGATACGTTGTACTTCATCACGGACCATGAAGCTCCCAAACGCCGATTGATCGCAATCAAGGCGAGCACAGAGAATCGTGACGCTTGGCAAGTGATCGTGGGAGAGTCCAATGACGTGCTGCAATCGGCGAGCCTGTTTGGGCAAACTTTCTACTTGGACTATTTGAAAGACGCCAGAGCCAAGATTACTCGCCACCAAATCAATGGCGAGCGGATTGATGAACTGGAATTGCCTGGCGTGGGAACGGTCAGCGGGTTTGGCGGACGACAGGACGCCACGGAGACCTTCTTTGCCTTCACCAACGATGTAACGCCGACGTCCATCTACCGAGTCGATCTTGCGTCAGGACAGACCGAATTGTGGCAGCAACCTCGCGTGCTTTTTGATGTCGATCAATTTGTGACCGAGCAGTTGTTTTGCACCAGCGCCGATGGAACTCGAGTCCCGATCATCGTGACGCGAAAGAAAGACATCGAACTGGACGGCTCACACCCTACGCTGCTGTACGGCTACGGTGGATTCAACATCTCGATTACGCCATCGTTTTCCCCCGCAACGGCCGCCTGGGTCGACCAGGGAGGCATCTACGCGGTTGCAAACTTGCGAGGTGGCGGCGAGTACGGCCGCCAATGGCACGAAGATGGCATGCGGCTGAAGAAACAAAACGTCTTCAACGATTGCATCGCGGCAGCGGAATACTTAATTGAAAAGAAGTACACATCGGCGAGTCGTCTAGGATTGTCTGGCCGTTCCAACGGCGGCTTGCTCGTTGGTGCAGTAATGACCCAACGGCCTGACTTGTTTGGTGCCTGTTTGCCAGCGGTGGGTGTGTTGGACATGCTTCGTTACCACAAGTTCACCATCGGATGGGCATGGGCCGCCGAGTACGGCAGCAGCGATGAAGAGGACCAAATTGACAACTTGCTTTCGTACTCTCCGCTTCACAACTTGAAGGACGGCACCTGCTATCCCGCCACGATGGTTATTACCGCAGACCGTGACGACCGCGTAGTACCGGGACACAGTTTCAAGTTTGCTGCCGCATTGCAAGCGGCGCAATCGCGAGAGCCAACCTGTGGCCATCCCACGCTCATCCGGATCGAAACCAGGGCCGGTCACGGCGCCGGCACGCCCGTGAGCAAGAAGATCGAGGAGTACGCCGACGCTTGGGCGTTCTTACTGGAAAACTTGAAATAG
- a CDS encoding site-2 protease family protein, producing MLLQEPASTPYDLHFNCLGFRVRVSAWFWVAISLLGYSNVQSLDRHFGAASPGMLPMLLLWALCVLLSILIHELGHALAFRKYGMDASIVLYHFGGLAIPESRSSSSYDVESSFAQNQYGSSNRSLSNTQQIIISLAGPLLQLAVAVVVMIAVKLAGYGFQLSLDGFVYTIPLGPINLIPGLIDGAMLTSPGLYILLDFFLVPSVLWALLNLLPIWPLDGGQITSEVMDMRRVPKTMAFQLSMIVAGCVAAYGFYNESTYMGVMFLMLALMNYQVMQQFTRHRY from the coding sequence ATGTTGCTGCAAGAACCTGCCTCCACACCGTACGACCTGCACTTCAATTGCTTGGGCTTTCGCGTCCGCGTTTCCGCCTGGTTTTGGGTCGCGATTTCGCTGCTGGGCTACTCAAATGTGCAGAGTTTGGACCGACATTTCGGGGCCGCCAGCCCAGGAATGCTGCCGATGTTGTTGCTGTGGGCATTGTGCGTGCTGTTGTCCATCTTGATCCATGAACTTGGCCACGCGTTAGCGTTTCGGAAGTACGGGATGGATGCTTCCATCGTTCTTTACCACTTCGGTGGACTAGCGATCCCCGAGTCTCGCTCGTCTTCAAGTTACGACGTTGAATCCTCGTTTGCACAAAACCAATATGGATCATCCAACCGATCGCTAAGTAACACACAACAGATAATAATTTCGCTTGCTGGTCCGCTACTGCAACTCGCCGTCGCCGTTGTCGTAATGATCGCAGTAAAACTTGCCGGCTACGGTTTCCAACTCTCACTCGACGGTTTCGTTTACACAATTCCGCTCGGCCCCATCAACTTGATCCCCGGTTTGATCGATGGAGCGATGCTTACGAGCCCTGGTTTGTACATTTTGTTAGATTTTTTTTTGGTGCCGAGCGTACTGTGGGCGCTACTAAACTTGTTACCGATTTGGCCGCTTGATGGCGGACAGATTACAAGCGAGGTGATGGACATGCGACGCGTGCCAAAGACGATGGCGTTTCAGTTAAGCATGATCGTTGCTGGTTGCGTTGCGGCATACGGTTTTTACAACGAAAGCACGTACATGGGCGTGATGTTCTTGATGCTCGCGTTGATGAACTACCAAGTCATGCAGCAGTTCACACGTCATCGTTACTAG
- a CDS encoding Mrp/NBP35 family ATP-binding protein, with protein sequence MSELSIETVRAAIESHPDPETGRPMGKTGQIVEVTVDGKNAHIKLGLSSHSAAIADEVAAMLESKVVAASPGANAKVEVVPHHRIAPRSGQAGLKIKSVILVGSGKGGVGKSTVAASLALSLQQFGSRVGLMDADVYGPSVPQLLGLEGRPAITEAKRIEPIRCGDMPVMSMGFLVERDQAVIWRGPMLHGSINQFLGETEWGELDYLIIDMPPGTGDVALTLSQAVPIAGSVVVCTPQEVALLDAIKAISMFRKVNIPILGMVENMSGFLCPDNGKTYDIFGRGGARAKAEELDVPFLGGLPIDIGLRIAGDEGRLAEVMANDEQARAPMDKIARAVVRNLASKAAAAPAKPSLPTL encoded by the coding sequence GAAAGTCATCCGGATCCTGAAACAGGCCGGCCGATGGGGAAGACAGGGCAAATTGTTGAAGTCACCGTCGATGGAAAAAACGCTCACATCAAACTTGGGCTTAGCTCGCATTCTGCCGCGATCGCCGACGAAGTGGCCGCGATGTTGGAATCAAAAGTGGTAGCCGCTTCCCCGGGAGCGAATGCGAAAGTGGAAGTCGTTCCCCATCACCGCATCGCGCCACGCAGCGGTCAGGCCGGTTTAAAAATCAAGAGCGTAATCTTGGTCGGCAGCGGCAAAGGCGGCGTGGGCAAAAGCACCGTCGCGGCTTCACTTGCTTTGTCCCTACAACAGTTCGGGTCACGAGTTGGCTTGATGGACGCCGATGTCTACGGTCCAAGCGTTCCGCAGCTCCTTGGGCTTGAAGGGCGTCCTGCAATTACCGAAGCCAAACGCATTGAACCGATCCGGTGCGGCGACATGCCGGTCATGTCGATGGGGTTCTTAGTGGAACGCGACCAAGCTGTTATTTGGCGTGGTCCGATGCTGCACGGTTCGATCAACCAATTCTTAGGTGAAACCGAGTGGGGCGAACTGGACTACCTCATCATTGATATGCCACCGGGAACTGGTGACGTGGCACTCACGTTATCACAAGCCGTTCCCATCGCCGGTTCCGTTGTGGTGTGCACGCCTCAGGAAGTCGCACTGCTCGATGCGATCAAAGCCATTAGCATGTTTCGCAAAGTAAACATTCCAATCTTAGGAATGGTTGAAAACATGAGTGGCTTCCTGTGCCCGGACAACGGCAAGACCTACGACATCTTCGGCCGGGGTGGCGCAAGGGCCAAAGCGGAAGAACTCGATGTTCCGTTTCTGGGCGGGTTGCCGATCGACATTGGGCTGCGGATCGCAGGTGATGAAGGACGTTTGGCTGAGGTCATGGCCAACGACGAACAGGCTCGGGCCCCGATGGACAAAATCGCTCGTGCGGTGGTCCGGAACTTGGCTTCTAAAGCCGCAGCAGCACCCGCAAAACCAAGTCTGCCAACGCTTTAG